A window from Cryptomeria japonica chromosome 1, Sugi_1.0, whole genome shotgun sequence encodes these proteins:
- the LOC131063025 gene encoding secreted RxLR effector protein 161-like encodes METWPNLSAKSDSPPIDEAQFRQLVGSLIYLTFTRPDLSFVVRYISRFMIAPMVDHWVAMKHMLRYVKGTFDYGLVYTRSHEPRLSGFIDSDWEGSVDDRKSKSGYVFILGFGAVTWTTKNKQAVALSSIEEEYRGATKATCEVVWLRQMLTDMQISQAGPTPLFYDN; translated from the coding sequence ATGGAGACATGGCCGAATCTGTCAGCTAAGTCTGATTCTCCTCCTATAGATGAAGCACAATTTAGGCAActagtgggtagtctcatctatctCACTTTCACTAGACCTGATCTTAGTTTTGTAGTGAgatacatttcacgcttcatgatagCCCCCATGGTCGATCATTGGGTAGCAATGAAGCATATGTTGCGTTATGTGAAGGGCACCTTTGATTATGGACTTGTTTACACTAGGAGTCACGAACCTAGACTTAGTGGTTTCatagattcagattgggaaggTTCGGTTGATGACAGGAAATCAAAATCTGGATATGTGTTTATTTTGGGAtttggtgcagtcacatggactacAAAAAAtaagcaggcagtggctctctcctcaaTAGAAGAAGAGTATCGAGGAGCAACTAAGGCAACATGTGAGGTAGTTTGGCTTCGCCAGATGCTTACagatatgcaaatatctcaagcaggTCCAACTCCCTTGTTTTATGATAATTAG